The genomic region ACGCCCGATGGCCCGTGAAGACCTGCGCATTTTTCATCGTTTCAACGAACTGGTCGAAGCCCATTACCTGGAACATTGGCCGTTGGTGCGCTATGCCGAAGGAATCGGCGTGACACCGGCGCGGCTCAATGAGGTGTGCCGTCGCATCGCCGACTTACCTTCCAAGCGTCTGGTCCTTGAACGGCTGATGCAGGAGGCCAAGCGCCTGCTGCTGTTCAGCGGAAGTTCGGCAAATGAAATCTGCTACCAGCTGGGGTTCAAGGACCCGGCATATTTCAGCCGGTTTTTCCTGCGTTATGCGCAGATGACGCCGGGGGAGTATCGGCTGCGGCAGTCGGGGTGATCGCCGGGAACAGGTCTGCGCGCTGGATGCGGTACTGTGCCTGGAACGCCTGCACATTCAGGGCCGCCACCCGCAGGTTGCGGTGTCAGTTTGTTCATCAGGCGCCGACCATCCATTTGGCCAGGCCGTGCCGGCCACTCACGCCGAGCTTGGCGGCGGCACGCTTGAGGTAGGTCTCGATGGAACTGTTTTTGACACTGAGTTTTTCCGCGATCTGCGGCACGGTGCCGCCGGTCAACAGGCCAAGGCACACCTCCTGCTCCCGTGCCGACAAGGTGATATCGCTGAGGGACAGGCGTTTGTAGAATTCGCGCTGCCATTGCGATTGCTCCAGCAGGGTATGGGCCGGGTCGGTCTCGGCCTGCGGTGCCTGGCGCAGAAGCTGCGCGTGCCGCTCCATCAGCGGCAACAGGGTGTCCGACAAGCATTTGAGAAACGACAACTGCGCCAGGGAAAACCCACGCTGGGTCGCAGGCCGATAGAACGAAATCACGCAGCGTC from Pseudomonas synxantha harbors:
- a CDS encoding helix-turn-helix transcriptional regulator, encoding MSLTRSIGDTQGPHFFAEMGELISSSGNEHFAANMLHLVDKWVPIHLVDLSEWTLDELSDRVLDIKLLGSAGLNKDLPVAQILHPLGDHPLLRQMLRMQDPLLIQMKAKADSAHPRRSSHQCNLVSRQGNRRCVISFYRPATQRGFSLAQLSFLKCLSDTLLPLMERHAQLLRQAPQAETDPAHTLLEQSQWQREFYKRLSLSDITLSAREQEVCLGLLTGGTVPQIAEKLSVKNSSIETYLKRAAAKLGVSGRHGLAKWMVGA